AAAAAAATATCCAGGCAGGCGCGGGCACAGCCGGTCTTGTGGTGGAATATAAAGGCAAAGCCCAGACGTTGCCCTTAATCTCGGCAGTGGAGATCCCCATCATCGGCACCACCTATCAGATGGCAGATCCCCAGGGGCTTGGTGAACAAATTACAGCGATCATGGAAAAACTGATTGGCATCAACAAAGACATCGGCTATCTGTCCGATCATGGCTGCCCGACCCTTGGCCCCGACCGCATGGCCATGATGCAGGGCCGGGCCGGAAACGGCCTTTCCGTTTTTGATCAACTTGTGGGGTCAAGGTACAACATCAAACAGATTCCCCTTAAAGATCAAACTATTCCCGAAGGGCTCAATTGCCTGATCATTACCAAACCCACCCAGCGCTTTTCCGATTATGAATTGTTCCAGATTGACCAGGCGCTGATGAAAGGCACCAATATTGCCGTGTTTGCCGATGCATTTGAGCAGCAGCAAGGACAGGGAGGCATGATGGGCATGCCCTCATTTGCTCCCATTGATACTGGTCTCGAAAAACTTTTGGCCCACTATGGTGTCGAAATCCAGAAAGCCTATTTGCTGGATAAAAATGCGTATAAGCAGCAGTTGCCCCAATCCCAGGGCGGCGGCGAGCAGACCATCTACTTTGCACCGGTGATCAAAGAAGACGCCATCAATAACGAACCTGCATTCATGAAAAATATCAAAGGGCTTGTGGCTATGCAGATATCCCCAGTCAAGCACATCAAGGGAGGCCAGGACGAGAAAGAGGTGAATGCGGTTCGTTTATTATCATCATCGGACCAGGCATGGCTCATGGAAAACAACATTAACCTGAATCCCATGTTTTTAAGTCCGCCGTCCTCAGATAAAGATTTATCCACCTATGATCTGGCATATCTGCTGGAAGGCAAATTTACATCTTATTTTAAAGGCAAACCCGTTCCCGAAAAAGAAGCAGGAGAAACCGACACCCAAGACGAAAACACCGAGGAAGGCCCGCAAGCCCCAAAAGCGCAGACCAAAAGCATCGAAGGGCTTAAAGCCGCTAACCGCGTGATCGAAACATCCGCGCCTGCTAAAATATTTGTACTGGGATGTGCCCAGATGCTGCATGACAACATGCTGGACGAAGAGGGGCGCAGCACCAATGCCACCTTCCTGCTCAACGCCATAGACCACCTCAACGGCGATGACGGCACAGCGCTTTTAAGAAGCAAGCAACAGACCTTGAACCCCATCGAAGAAACGGCGCCTCTGACTAAAAGCATCATTAAGGGATTCAATATTATAGGACTTTGCGTCCTGGTTTTCCTGTTCGGCCTGGTCGTCTGGTTTTTCAGAAGCATGAAAAAGAAAAAAATTGCCGATATGTTTAGTTGATTGAATGAATGTTAACGCTCTGTTTGGACGAAGAGTTGCCCAGATGCAAGGCGCAGAAAATTTGTAACCGGAGCAACCTGGAAGGTTGTGAGGATTGCAAATTTTCCTGCAACGCCCAGGTGGGTGACTCTTCGTTCAAACCCGAATCAAGGAAGAATCATGAAAAAAGAATACATTATCCTGATCATTTTGATTATTGGCTTAAGCGTCTACCTCAGCCTTAAAAAGGACAACCAAGTCCATTATGAACTGCCAACAATCCCCCAAATAGATACCGCCCGCATTGACCGAATGGAAATCTCAAAGGCAGACCGAGTGGTAACCCTTAACAAAAGCGAAAACGGCTGGACTGTTACCGACAAAAAATATCCGGCCAATCCGGATGAAATAACCCAAATACTCAACACGTTAAAGCAGATTAAACTATCCGCTCTGGTATCCGAGGCAAAGGACCTTACAAGGTATGAACTGGATGACCCCCATGCCTTAAAAATTAAGGCCATGGCCGAAAATGAGGTGTTGCGCACCTTTGTTATCGGTAAAACAGCACCTAGCTACAACCATACATTTATCTACCTGAACGACAAGGACCGTACCGTATACCAGGCCAATGGTAATTTCAAAAACCGGTTTGACAAACCGGCGGCTGATTTCAGGGATAAAAAAGTACTTGAGTTCGACCAAGATAGTATAAAAAAGATCACACTGGAAAAACAGGGAAAAATTGTCACATTGGTGAAAGCCATGGAACCTGTAAAACCGGATCAGGCTAAAGACGAAACCAAAAAGGATTTAACCGCAGAAAAGACGCCCCCCCCAAAAGCGACCTGGAAAAACGAGGATGGTTCTGCTGTGGATAAAAAAACAATATCGGACCTTCTATCTTCTTTATCAACGCTTGAATGCCAGGCCTTTATGGATGATGACAAGGCAGTTCGATTAAAGGAAATAGCGCCCTCATGTAAAATTTCACTTGAAAACGACAAAACATTTGTTTTAAATCTGTTCGACAAAAATAACGATCAGGATGTAGAAGGATTGTGTTCATATACACCCTATGCCTTCACACTGACCAGCTATAAAGCAAATGACATTGTTTCATATACGGATAAACTAATGGGCATTGAACAACAGGACAGCACTGAATCCGGCGAGGAGTGAACGTTTTATTCAAAATAGCTTATCGGTTCTATAAATGGATCTTTGTGATTCCTGCCATGGTTTTAAACACCCTGGTCATGGCCTTGAGTTGCATCGCTGTGGGGGCTATTTGGGGCCCAGACAAGGCGGATGCGTTGGCCGTGACCTGGGCCAGAATATTCTGTGCCATCGCGCTCATACGGGTTAAAATCCAAGGTAGACACAATTACAATCCAAAATCATCCTATGTGGTGGTGGCCAACCATAAAAGTATGGTGGACATTCCCGTACTGCACGGGTTCACAGGGCTCATCATCAAATGGGTGATGAAAATGGAACTTAAAAGAATTCCGGTTTTCGGTACAGCCTGCACTTTTCTGGGTTGTATATACGTAAACAGATCCAATAGTCAGGCAGCCGTGGAATCCATCAAAGCGGCAAAAAAAACAATGTCAGACAAGGCCAGCGTACTTTTTTTCGCCGAAGGGACAAGATCCAGGGGCAACCTTCTGCCTTTTAAAAAAGGCGCATTTATCTTTGCCATGAATTCAGGTCTGCCTGTTTTGCCGATAACGATCAAAAATTCTGAACATATTCTCCCCTCTGATACCCTGAACCTTATGCCGGGGACGGTGGATCTTATCATCCATCCCCCAGTGCATATTCCAAACTGCAGCAAGGCAGAACTGAATAAAAAAATTGCTCAGATACACCGGACCATAGCCGATTCCCTTTAATCCTTCTGGGATATTGTTGAGACAGCGTTTTTTCAAATCCCCTGAGCCGGCAGATACCATCTGGCAAAATTCCCACGGCAGTAACGAATGAGTCCTATCCAGCAAACCATACCTGACCAAAGTAACCGACCGTATCAGTCCAAAGCTTCTTACAAAGAATGAGCCTTTTTTACCATAATTTTAGCATAATTCGTCGCCCCCACATCGCCCCACAAAGTCCACCCACAATCCTCCACACAACCGCCACCGCATTGAACATTCGAGATAAACATTGTACCGTAAACGCCACATTTCCGTTCAACTATCTATTTTTCCTAAAAATTTATTAACTTTTTTTCATTGATTTTTTTTATCAGATGCACTATTACTTTTTATACTTGCCCATATATTTTTTAAAACTTTTCATTTTTTAGCTTGACTTCTTTTATATTTTTCGTAAAAGTGGCAGCAAGGTGGGTGCAAAGTGGATGTAGCATTCAATAAAAAAGGCCAATCCAGTGTTCCGATCCAGTTCCTGTCATACCATTGATGACAAAGGAAGACTCATTATCCCGGCACGATTCAGAAAAGTGCTCAAAGCGGAGGATGATTACGGAATCGTGGTCTCAAGCAAGGATGGCTGTATCTTCGCATTTACCTTCAGCGAATGGAAGGATATTGAGGACCGCCTAAAAACGGTCAAGACCGCATCCATGCAAAGGTTTAAGCGATTTTTCCTGGGCAATGCCTGTCCCCTGACATGCGACAAACAGGACAGAGTTTTAATTCCCCAGAATCTAAGAACCTATGCTCAAATCGACAAAGAGGTCGTTCTTGTGGGTGTTCTGGACCGATTTGAAATATGGGCCAAAGAAAAATGGGAGCAGGAGCAGAAGGAAATGGAGCAGGAGATTAAGCAGGAGGACGTCAGAGAAGAAATTGCTTCCATAGGGTTATAGTATGAGTTTCGAACATATCTCCGTCATGCCGAATCAGGTGCATGCGTATCAGAATCTTAAACCCGGAGACATATGTGTGGACTGTACCCTTGGGGGATGCGGACACGCGATGGCAACACTCAAGGCGATAGGTTCCGACGGGCTGCTCATCGGCATTGACCAGGACATGGATGCCATTACCAACGCTCGAAACGTACTTCATCTTTTTGAAGACAATGTCCGGCTGTACCATAATAACTTCAGTGATCTCCCCGACATTCTTAAAGATGCCGGCATTAACGGGGTTAACAGCATCCTTCTTGATTTAGGCTTTTCACTCAACCAATTGACCCAAAGCAAACGAGGGTTCAGCTTTAAAAAAGACGAACCATTGGATATGCGGATGGATGTCCGCAATTCCTTAACCGCACACCAGGTGATAAACACATATTCGGAAAAACAATTGGCCGATATTTTTTTCACATACGGGGAAGAACGCTTTTCAAGACGGATAGCAAGGGCAATTACTGAAAAAAGAGTTTGTGCCCCCATTGCCACCAGCCTTGAACTTGCCGGAATCATTGAAAGCGCAATGCCGGGCCGTGCAAAGGCAAAGCAGAAAATTCATCCGGCCACCCGGTCGTTCCAGGCCCTGCGCATTGAAGTCAACCGGGAGCTTGAACGCCTGGAAAAATTCATGCAGGCGATTCCTTCTATGCTGGTTAAGGGTGGGCGTATCAGCATCATCTCCTTTCACTCCCTGGAAGACCGTATTGTCAAACAACGGTTGCGCGCCTTTGAAAACGGATGCACCTGCCCGAGACAATTCCCCAAATGTATCTGCGGATTTGTGAAACAAATGGAATCGGTTACCCGAAAGCCTGTGACTGCGGAGTCAGACGAATTAAAAGCCAACCCCATGGCCAGAAGCGCCAAACTGCGGGTGGCACAAAGAGTATAACAGTCATGGGATGACCTGGGCTATCACCCACCAGGCTCCCCCACAATAAAACATAAAATAAATTAACAGCGTCTTGGAATTTTATAAAAAAGGGCAATTCGGCTGTGAGCACACCACAAAAACAAATTGATGCCACCCAAAATCAAAAAGGACTGCTGTGGTTTTTTATTATAATTGTGCTGGCCGCCGAACTTATTTGCAATGCCTGGATCAGAAGCGAATCCAACCAGGTCGGGATCATGATTGCAAGAACTGAAAGCCGGATACAGGACCTGGCAGATTACCGTCAGGCCCTGGGCGTGGAAATAGATCGCCTTAAATCCGAATCACGGATCACTCGTATTGCCCGGACCCGGTTAGGCCTGGCGCCGGACATTTTCAATCCAACCATTTACCTGCCCGAAGGAACAAATTAAATGACGGCAAACCCTTATGAAAAATTAGGTTTAAGGATTCTTGTCATACGTTGTTTTCTGCTCCTGTGCCTGGTGGGTATTATCATCCGGTCATTTGACATTCAGATTCTCCAGGGAGCTGCGCTCAAGAAAAAAGCTGAAAACACCTATGTTAGAAGGATCACCATCCAGGGGGAACGTGGACTGATCCTTGACCGTCATTTAAACAAATTAGGTGCCAGCATTGATGCGCCCAACATAACGGCAGACCCCACCCAGATTAAAAATGTCCGACAGACAGCAGATCAATTGGTTAGAATCCTTGGTGGCAGCCGGACTAAAATAGAAAAACAACTATCCCAAAAACGCCGGTTTGCGCTATTGGCAAGCAGGGTATCCCCGGCCAAGGCTGAAGCGGTTAAAAAGCTGAACATTGTTGGTATCTATACCCCGGATAATTCCAAACGCTTTTACCCCAACCGGCGCCTGGCAGCCCAGGTCATCGGGTTCACAGGCAAAGAGGATCACGGCCTTGAAGGATTGGAATTCTCCTACAATAAAGTTCTGGAAGGCCAAACCCTGAGAATCCAAGAGTACAGAGACGGTCAGGGTACAGTGCTTGATACGGAAAAAAACAAGCGTGACGAACT
This window of the uncultured Desulfobacter sp. genome carries:
- a CDS encoding Gldg family protein encodes the protein MGKSILKEYYLKFILYAVVIVLLNVAGLSLFFRFDLTANRIYFLSDASKQAVSTLSEPLNIKVFFSKNLPAPHNNTERYLRDLLTEYAAQAGRYFNFTFYNVSQETDMGDQANQNREMARDYGISPVQIRVMENDELKFKNAYMGLVILHGDLIEKIPAITSTDGLEYQLTGAIRKLNNKVSALLRQTDKINITMYMSSGLNDIAPLIGLDTLPHLGDEVAAAVEKLNNKNLGIFKFESKDISDPDELEKIAKQYDLMAMHWPEVPEKNIQAGAGTAGLVVEYKGKAQTLPLISAVEIPIIGTTYQMADPQGLGEQITAIMEKLIGINKDIGYLSDHGCPTLGPDRMAMMQGRAGNGLSVFDQLVGSRYNIKQIPLKDQTIPEGLNCLIITKPTQRFSDYELFQIDQALMKGTNIAVFADAFEQQQGQGGMMGMPSFAPIDTGLEKLLAHYGVEIQKAYLLDKNAYKQQLPQSQGGGEQTIYFAPVIKEDAINNEPAFMKNIKGLVAMQISPVKHIKGGQDEKEVNAVRLLSSSDQAWLMENNINLNPMFLSPPSSDKDLSTYDLAYLLEGKFTSYFKGKPVPEKEAGETDTQDENTEEGPQAPKAQTKSIEGLKAANRVIETSAPAKIFVLGCAQMLHDNMLDEEGRSTNATFLLNAIDHLNGDDGTALLRSKQQTLNPIEETAPLTKSIIKGFNIIGLCVLVFLFGLVVWFFRSMKKKKIADMFS
- the mraZ gene encoding division/cell wall cluster transcriptional repressor MraZ, whose product is MFRSSSCHTIDDKGRLIIPARFRKVLKAEDDYGIVVSSKDGCIFAFTFSEWKDIEDRLKTVKTASMQRFKRFFLGNACPLTCDKQDRVLIPQNLRTYAQIDKEVVLVGVLDRFEIWAKEKWEQEQKEMEQEIKQEDVREEIASIGL
- the rsmH gene encoding 16S rRNA (cytosine(1402)-N(4))-methyltransferase RsmH, whose amino-acid sequence is MSFEHISVMPNQVHAYQNLKPGDICVDCTLGGCGHAMATLKAIGSDGLLIGIDQDMDAITNARNVLHLFEDNVRLYHNNFSDLPDILKDAGINGVNSILLDLGFSLNQLTQSKRGFSFKKDEPLDMRMDVRNSLTAHQVINTYSEKQLADIFFTYGEERFSRRIARAITEKRVCAPIATSLELAGIIESAMPGRAKAKQKIHPATRSFQALRIEVNRELERLEKFMQAIPSMLVKGGRISIISFHSLEDRIVKQRLRAFENGCTCPRQFPKCICGFVKQMESVTRKPVTAESDELKANPMARSAKLRVAQRV
- a CDS encoding lysophospholipid acyltransferase family protein; its protein translation is MNVLFKIAYRFYKWIFVIPAMVLNTLVMALSCIAVGAIWGPDKADALAVTWARIFCAIALIRVKIQGRHNYNPKSSYVVVANHKSMVDIPVLHGFTGLIIKWVMKMELKRIPVFGTACTFLGCIYVNRSNSQAAVESIKAAKKTMSDKASVLFFAEGTRSRGNLLPFKKGAFIFAMNSGLPVLPITIKNSEHILPSDTLNLMPGTVDLIIHPPVHIPNCSKAELNKKIAQIHRTIADSL
- a CDS encoding cell division protein FtsL, giving the protein MSTPQKQIDATQNQKGLLWFFIIIVLAAELICNAWIRSESNQVGIMIARTESRIQDLADYRQALGVEIDRLKSESRITRIARTRLGLAPDIFNPTIYLPEGTN
- a CDS encoding DUF4340 domain-containing protein; this encodes MKKEYIILIILIIGLSVYLSLKKDNQVHYELPTIPQIDTARIDRMEISKADRVVTLNKSENGWTVTDKKYPANPDEITQILNTLKQIKLSALVSEAKDLTRYELDDPHALKIKAMAENEVLRTFVIGKTAPSYNHTFIYLNDKDRTVYQANGNFKNRFDKPAADFRDKKVLEFDQDSIKKITLEKQGKIVTLVKAMEPVKPDQAKDETKKDLTAEKTPPPKATWKNEDGSAVDKKTISDLLSSLSTLECQAFMDDDKAVRLKEIAPSCKISLENDKTFVLNLFDKNNDQDVEGLCSYTPYAFTLTSYKANDIVSYTDKLMGIEQQDSTESGEE